The Geomonas ferrireducens genome includes a window with the following:
- the dprA gene encoding DNA-processing protein DprA, with protein sequence MDHYYWFALKSVPLVGNVTFLRLLAHFGSPEAALKAPYRELVAVKGVSAAAAASIAEHDYASFAQAECEKVSAQKAQVVDILSGRYPRLLMEIPDPPPYLYVMGELDGSETAVAVVGSRRASHYGQSTATLLARELAGQGITVVSGMARGIDTAAHWGALKAGGRSVAVLGCGIDVIYPPENDVLYRTLCESGAVITEFPMGSEPLAEHFPSRNRIISALSRGVVVVEAGEASGSLITARYALEQGREVFAVPGNVTANGSRGANALIKEGAKLVQQVEDILEELSIEPRFTHPKGKPPSFPLTPQEAELYALICQGVLEIDELIAQSALTAGEVSATLLRLEVKGVITQLPGKRFTPV encoded by the coding sequence ATGGATCACTACTACTGGTTCGCCCTGAAATCGGTCCCCCTGGTGGGAAACGTCACCTTCCTGCGGCTCCTCGCGCACTTCGGCTCGCCCGAGGCGGCGCTCAAGGCGCCGTACCGCGAGCTTGTCGCCGTGAAGGGTGTGAGTGCCGCCGCGGCCGCATCCATCGCCGAGCACGATTACGCCTCATTTGCCCAGGCGGAGTGCGAGAAGGTTTCCGCGCAGAAGGCGCAGGTGGTGGACATCCTCTCCGGGCGCTACCCGCGCCTTTTGATGGAGATCCCGGACCCGCCCCCTTACCTCTATGTGATGGGGGAGCTGGACGGCAGCGAGACCGCGGTAGCCGTGGTCGGTTCCAGGCGCGCCTCGCATTACGGGCAGAGCACCGCAACGCTTTTGGCGCGGGAACTGGCCGGGCAGGGGATCACGGTGGTCTCCGGCATGGCGCGCGGCATCGATACCGCGGCCCACTGGGGAGCCCTCAAGGCGGGCGGAAGAAGCGTCGCCGTCCTTGGCTGCGGCATAGACGTGATCTATCCCCCGGAGAACGACGTCCTGTACCGCACCCTTTGCGAGAGCGGGGCGGTCATCACCGAGTTCCCGATGGGGAGCGAGCCATTGGCCGAGCACTTCCCGAGCCGCAACCGCATCATAAGCGCCCTGTCGCGCGGCGTGGTGGTGGTCGAGGCGGGGGAGGCGAGCGGATCGCTCATCACGGCACGCTACGCGCTCGAGCAGGGGCGCGAGGTGTTCGCGGTACCGGGCAACGTCACCGCGAACGGCAGCCGCGGCGCCAATGCCCTGATCAAGGAGGGGGCGAAGCTGGTGCAGCAGGTGGAGGATATCCTCGAAGAACTCTCCATCGAGCCCCGCTTCACCCATCCCAAAGGAAAGCCCCCGTCGTTCCCGCTCACCCCGCAGGAGGCCGAACTCTACGCCCTCATCTGCCAGGGGGTGCTGGAGATCGACGAACTCATCGCGCAGAGCGCGTTGACAGCCGGCGAGGTTTCCGCTACCTTACTGCGCTTGGAAGTGAAGGGAGTGATAACCCAGCTCCCCGGCAAGCGTTTCACGCCGGTCTGA
- the topA gene encoding type I DNA topoisomerase — translation MSQNLVIVESPAKAKTIEKFLGPEYKVLASFGHVRALPSKQGSVDVEHDFEPKYAVLPESKKHIDAIKKEMKGISALLLATDPDREGEAISWHLLAALGLDGKKKPPFEIKRVVFHEITKDAIVHAVQNPRDIALELVDAQQARSILDYLVGFTLSPFLWKKIRYGLSAGRVQSVALRLICEREKEIQAFKEQEYWTIGAKLETAKKQGLTAALVEAEGKKLSKFDIPDRDAAFRLFGLLGGRQFPLLEGDEKGVPLVVQKPVDPEYRVDKVTKSERKRSPSPPFTTSTLQQEAARKLGFSAKKTMSTAQKLYEGIDIGDGHMGLITYMRTDSVALSNVALEEAKSVITSLYGKEYALEKPRFFKNKSKNAQEAHEAVRPTYISKTPIELKKFLTSDQFKLYDLIWKRTVACQMAEALLDQTSVEITAGPGFRFRVAGTVIRFAGFMKLYIEGVDDEAEDKEKEGMLPPMAEGDILKLNDLLPERHFTQPPPRYTEATLVKTLEEYGIGRPSTYASIMNTLTERKYARLDKKRFFPEDVGMVVSDLLTNHFNQYVDYNFTANLEEELDMVSRGEKQWRPLLHEFWGPFINLLKLKEGEVSKSDLTTEATDEVCPECGKPLVVKLGKFGKFFACSGYPECRYIRRLDKETGEVAEPVVSDEVCDKCGSKMLIKEGRFGKYLACSAYPNCKNIQPLVKPKGTGITCTACGKGELIEKKSRFGKLFYSCNRYPECKFALWDLPVQKPCPKCGFPLLVKKVYKRTGEFLKCPKEGCDYQSNKE, via the coding sequence ATGTCTCAAAATCTCGTCATCGTCGAGTCGCCCGCAAAGGCGAAGACCATAGAAAAATTCCTAGGCCCCGAGTACAAGGTGCTCGCCTCCTTCGGTCACGTGCGCGCCCTCCCGAGCAAGCAGGGGTCGGTGGACGTGGAGCACGACTTCGAGCCGAAGTACGCCGTGCTTCCCGAAAGCAAGAAGCACATCGATGCCATCAAGAAGGAGATGAAGGGTATCTCCGCGCTCCTGCTTGCAACAGACCCCGACCGCGAGGGAGAGGCCATCTCCTGGCACCTGCTGGCGGCTCTCGGGCTCGACGGCAAGAAGAAGCCCCCCTTCGAGATCAAGCGCGTCGTCTTCCACGAGATTACGAAGGACGCCATCGTGCACGCGGTGCAAAACCCGCGCGATATCGCGCTCGAACTGGTCGACGCCCAGCAGGCCCGCTCCATCCTCGACTACCTGGTCGGCTTCACCCTCTCCCCGTTTCTCTGGAAGAAGATCCGCTACGGCCTCTCCGCCGGACGCGTCCAGTCCGTGGCACTCAGGCTCATCTGCGAGCGCGAGAAGGAGATCCAGGCCTTCAAGGAGCAGGAGTACTGGACCATCGGCGCGAAGCTCGAGACCGCTAAGAAGCAGGGGTTGACCGCGGCGCTGGTCGAGGCGGAAGGGAAGAAGCTCTCCAAGTTCGACATCCCCGACCGCGACGCCGCCTTCCGGCTCTTCGGGCTTCTGGGGGGGCGCCAGTTCCCGCTCCTGGAGGGTGACGAGAAGGGTGTGCCGCTCGTGGTGCAAAAACCGGTTGACCCCGAATACCGGGTCGACAAGGTCACCAAGAGCGAGAGGAAACGCTCCCCGTCGCCGCCGTTCACCACCTCCACCCTGCAGCAGGAGGCGGCTCGAAAGCTAGGCTTCTCCGCGAAGAAGACCATGTCCACCGCCCAAAAGCTCTACGAGGGTATCGACATCGGCGACGGGCACATGGGTCTCATCACCTACATGCGTACCGACTCCGTGGCGCTCTCCAACGTGGCGCTCGAAGAGGCGAAGAGCGTCATCACCTCGCTCTACGGCAAGGAGTACGCCCTCGAGAAACCGCGCTTCTTCAAGAACAAGTCGAAGAACGCCCAGGAGGCCCACGAGGCGGTTCGTCCGACCTACATCTCCAAGACCCCGATCGAGCTGAAGAAGTTCCTCACCTCGGACCAGTTCAAGCTCTACGACCTGATCTGGAAGAGGACCGTTGCCTGCCAGATGGCCGAGGCGCTCCTCGACCAGACCTCCGTCGAGATCACCGCGGGGCCAGGTTTCCGTTTCCGCGTTGCCGGCACCGTGATCCGCTTCGCCGGCTTCATGAAGCTCTACATCGAGGGTGTGGACGACGAGGCGGAGGACAAGGAGAAGGAAGGGATGCTCCCGCCGATGGCCGAGGGGGACATCCTGAAGCTGAACGACCTGCTCCCCGAGCGTCACTTCACACAGCCGCCGCCGCGCTACACCGAGGCGACCCTGGTGAAGACCCTGGAGGAGTACGGCATCGGGCGTCCGTCCACCTACGCCTCCATCATGAACACGCTCACCGAGAGGAAGTACGCGCGCCTGGACAAGAAGCGCTTCTTCCCCGAGGACGTCGGGATGGTGGTCTCGGATCTTTTGACCAACCACTTCAACCAGTACGTCGACTACAACTTCACCGCAAACCTCGAGGAAGAGCTCGACATGGTATCGCGCGGCGAGAAGCAGTGGCGACCGCTTCTGCACGAGTTCTGGGGTCCGTTCATCAACCTTCTGAAGCTGAAAGAAGGAGAGGTGAGCAAGTCCGACCTGACCACCGAGGCGACCGACGAGGTCTGCCCCGAGTGCGGGAAGCCCCTCGTCGTGAAGCTCGGCAAGTTCGGCAAGTTCTTCGCCTGCAGCGGGTACCCCGAGTGCCGTTACATCCGTCGTCTCGACAAGGAGACCGGAGAGGTGGCCGAGCCGGTCGTCTCCGACGAAGTCTGCGACAAGTGCGGCAGCAAGATGCTGATCAAGGAAGGGCGTTTCGGTAAGTACCTCGCCTGCTCCGCGTATCCGAACTGCAAGAACATCCAGCCCCTGGTGAAGCCCAAGGGGACCGGCATCACCTGCACCGCCTGCGGCAAGGGAGAACTGATCGAGAAGAAGTCCCGTTTCGGGAAGCTTTTCTACTCGTGCAACCGGTATCCCGAGTGCAAGTTCGCGTTGTGGGATCTGCCGGTGCAAAAGCCCTGTCCTAAGTGTGGTTTCCCGCTTCTGGTGAAGAAGGTGTACAAGCGTA